The proteins below come from a single Rhinoraja longicauda isolate Sanriku21f chromosome 5, sRhiLon1.1, whole genome shotgun sequence genomic window:
- the LOC144594013 gene encoding 33 kDa inner dynein arm light chain, axonemal-like, producing MQENLDRKLLQRQARETGICPIRRELYAQCLDELIRQITINCPERGLLLLRVRNEILMTFAAYDTLYESSVAFGLRKALQGDLEKILLHQQIEALKQEITKLQNELSEMKAKYDAAEKRNAERKELDSKRHTEEIVTLRKINQQLKLQLEGVITYRR from the exons ATGCAGGAGAACTTAGATAGAAAACTGTTGCAAAGGCAGGCTCGGGAGACTGGTATTTGTCCTATTCGCCGGGAATTATATGCGCAATGCCTTG ATGAGCTGATTAGACAGATCACCATCAACTGCCCAGAACGTGGGTTGCTGCTCCTTCGAGTTCGTAATGAGATTCTCATGACCTTTGCGGCATATGATACCTTGTATGAAAGTAGCGTTGCATTTGGGTTGAGGAAGGCTCTTCAAGGAGATCTAGAAAAAATTCTACTGCACCAACAG ATTGAAGCACTTAAACAAGAAATAACCAAACTTCAAAATGAACTCAGTGAAATGAAAGCTAAatatgatgcagccgagaaacgAAATGCTGAAAGGAAAGAGCTCGATTCCAAGAGACATACAGAAGAAATTGTTACTCTTAGAAAGATCAATCAACAATTAAAG